Proteins encoded by one window of Candidatus Zixiibacteriota bacterium:
- a CDS encoding flagellar motor protein, with protein sequence MDLATLIGLVVAFGAVGGSFLMEGGSFDAVFLAAPILIVVGGTLGATTVTTSIDTVNHIPHYLRIAFFGRSHRFSDTIEQIVKLGEKARREGILGLERDMERIRNPFFRKAVRLVIDGTETSALREILETEIAYLEARHKRGITFFQKAGGYSPTMGILGTVLGLVHTLGNTSDASRMAAHIAAAFIATLWGVGLANLFFLPVSDKLRMRHEEEIAHLELIMEGIMALQSGENPRHIRTRLLAFIAPIHRNHEE encoded by the coding sequence ATGGATCTGGCGACACTGATAGGTTTGGTGGTGGCGTTCGGCGCGGTCGGCGGGTCGTTCCTCATGGAGGGAGGATCCTTCGACGCCGTCTTCCTCGCCGCGCCCATCCTGATCGTGGTCGGCGGCACGCTCGGGGCGACCACGGTGACCACCTCGATCGACACCGTCAACCACATTCCCCACTACCTGCGCATCGCCTTCTTCGGCCGGTCGCACCGGTTCAGCGACACGATCGAGCAGATCGTGAAACTGGGGGAGAAGGCCCGGCGGGAAGGCATTCTCGGCCTCGAGCGCGACATGGAGCGCATCCGGAACCCGTTTTTCCGGAAAGCCGTGCGCCTGGTCATCGACGGGACGGAAACGAGCGCGCTCCGCGAAATCCTCGAAACCGAGATCGCCTACCTCGAGGCGCGGCACAAGCGCGGCATCACTTTCTTCCAGAAAGCGGGCGGCTACTCGCCGACCATGGGGATCCTCGGGACCGTCCTCGGCCTGGTGCACACGCTGGGGAACACCTCGGACGCCTCGCGCATGGCGGCCCATATCGCGGCCGCGTTCATCGCCACCCTCTGGGGAGTCGGACTGGCCAACCTGTTCTTTCTCCCGGTCTCGGACAAACTGCGCATGCGCCACGAGGAGGAGATCGCCCACCTCGAACTGATCATGGAGGGGATCATGGCCCTCCAGTCCGGTGAGAACCCGCGGCACATCCGCACCCGCCTGCTCGCTTTCATCGCCCCGATCCACCGCAACCACGAGGAGTAG
- a CDS encoding FliI/YscN family ATPase: MYAERIRAAHTIRHYGKVMQVVGLVIESAGPAVSIGKLCTIENHDTGAKIRAEVVGFRDNRILLMPLGPITGITPGAIVTSTAEHLRVPVGRELIGRVLGGLGQPIDGKGPLGTGAWRQLSGEPIPALKRRRITEPLRTGIRAVDLVTAVGKGQRLGIFAGSGVGKSIMLGMMARGTSADVNVLALVGERGREVREFVESDLGPEGMRRSVVVAVTSDQPALIRIKGALVATAIAEHFRDQGMDVLLLMDSLTRIAMAQREIGIAIGEPPTAKGYTPSVFALLPGLLERAGQAEKGSITGLYSVLVEGDDFNEPVSDAVRSILDGHVALSRRLAARNQYPAVDILDSVSRLMKSVCTPEQVELAGQVRELLSVYREAEDLINIGAYVRGSNPKIDRAIAKMDALDAFFRQGIHEISDFDQSVAQLRQLLAD; encoded by the coding sequence ATGTACGCCGAGCGGATTCGGGCCGCCCACACCATCCGACACTACGGCAAAGTGATGCAGGTGGTCGGTCTCGTGATTGAGTCGGCCGGGCCGGCGGTCTCGATCGGAAAGCTCTGCACCATCGAAAACCACGACACCGGAGCCAAGATCCGGGCGGAAGTAGTGGGTTTTCGGGACAACCGGATCCTGCTGATGCCGCTCGGGCCGATCACGGGCATCACGCCCGGGGCGATCGTCACCTCGACCGCCGAGCACCTGCGGGTGCCGGTCGGCCGCGAACTGATCGGGCGCGTGCTCGGCGGCCTGGGGCAGCCGATCGACGGCAAGGGTCCGCTCGGCACGGGCGCGTGGCGGCAACTCAGCGGCGAACCGATCCCGGCGCTGAAACGGCGGCGGATCACCGAACCGCTCCGCACCGGAATCCGGGCCGTCGACCTCGTGACCGCTGTCGGAAAGGGACAGCGCCTGGGGATTTTCGCCGGCTCCGGCGTGGGCAAATCAATCATGCTCGGGATGATGGCGCGGGGGACGAGCGCCGATGTCAACGTCCTCGCCCTCGTCGGCGAACGCGGCCGCGAAGTGCGCGAGTTTGTCGAATCCGACCTCGGCCCGGAGGGGATGCGGCGCTCGGTCGTGGTGGCCGTCACCTCCGATCAACCGGCTCTCATCCGCATCAAGGGGGCTCTGGTGGCGACCGCCATTGCCGAACACTTCCGCGATCAGGGGATGGACGTTCTCCTCTTGATGGACTCGCTCACCCGTATCGCGATGGCGCAGCGGGAGATCGGCATCGCGATCGGCGAGCCGCCCACTGCCAAAGGATACACGCCCTCGGTCTTCGCCCTCCTGCCGGGCCTGCTCGAGCGGGCCGGCCAGGCCGAGAAGGGATCGATCACCGGCCTGTACAGCGTGCTGGTCGAGGGCGACGACTTCAACGAGCCGGTTTCCGACGCCGTGCGGTCGATCCTCGACGGGCACGTGGCTCTGTCGCGCCGCCTGGCCGCCCGCAACCAGTACCCCGCCGTCGACATCCTCGATTCCGTCAGCCGGCTCATGAAATCGGTCTGCACGCCCGAGCAGGTCGAACTCGCCGGCCAGGTGCGGGAGCTCCTCTCGGTGTACCGCGAGGCCGAGGACCTCATCAACATCGGGGCCTACGTGAGGGGTTCCAATCCCAAGATCGATCGGGCCATCGCCAAGATGGATGCGCTCGACGCGTTCTTCCGGCAGGGTATTCACGAAATCTCGGACTTCGACCAATCGGTCGCCCAGCTCCGGCAGCTCCTCGCCGACTGA
- a CDS encoding sigma-54-dependent Fis family transcriptional regulator encodes MNYAVLVVDDDRLVNEFLVETLRRAGYDCTAAHSGEEALARLNERDFDIVVTDLKMPGMDGLALLAQVKKASPQTIVIMMTAYGTIDTAVKAIKNGAYDFLLKPVSPETVEHIIRRVAEVIALRRENELMRKDLADKFHNIVGKSKVMKEVFDLIQGIADARSTVLITGASGTGKELVARAIHYSSCRADKPFVKLNCAALPENLVESELFGYEKGAFTDAKKTTRGRFELADGGTLLLDEISEMPLNLQSKLLRVIQEREFERVGSSQTIQVDVRLVATSNRNLREYIAAGRFREDLYYRLNVIPIHLAPLEERKEDVPLLVEHFIAKYNRENSRTVKGVDAQAMRLLMHYHWPGNVRELENYIERAVVTGNKEILTEDEFPAELALGRAADSLAALRVPMKLEEGNKYLILKTLEKFNGNKTRAAEALGISARTIRNKLAEYGEEVSNS; translated from the coding sequence ATGAACTACGCGGTGTTGGTCGTCGACGATGACCGACTGGTCAATGAATTCCTCGTTGAAACGCTCCGAAGGGCGGGCTATGACTGCACGGCGGCCCATTCCGGCGAGGAAGCCCTGGCCCGCCTCAACGAGCGGGATTTCGACATCGTCGTCACCGATCTGAAAATGCCCGGCATGGACGGCCTCGCGCTGCTGGCCCAGGTGAAAAAGGCGAGCCCCCAGACGATCGTCATCATGATGACTGCCTACGGCACGATCGACACGGCGGTGAAAGCCATCAAAAACGGGGCCTATGATTTCCTCCTCAAGCCGGTTTCCCCCGAGACCGTCGAGCACATCATCCGCCGGGTCGCCGAGGTGATCGCGCTCCGGCGCGAGAATGAGCTCATGCGCAAAGACCTGGCCGACAAGTTCCACAACATCGTCGGCAAGTCCAAAGTCATGAAGGAAGTGTTCGACCTCATCCAGGGCATCGCCGACGCCCGCTCGACCGTGCTCATCACCGGGGCTTCCGGCACGGGCAAGGAGCTGGTGGCGCGGGCCATTCACTACAGCTCGTGCCGGGCCGACAAACCGTTCGTGAAACTCAACTGCGCGGCGCTGCCCGAAAACCTCGTCGAGTCGGAGCTCTTCGGCTACGAGAAGGGGGCGTTCACCGACGCCAAGAAGACGACCCGGGGGCGGTTCGAACTGGCCGACGGCGGGACGCTCCTGCTGGACGAAATCTCCGAAATGCCGCTCAACTTGCAGTCCAAGCTGCTCCGCGTGATCCAGGAGCGGGAGTTCGAACGGGTGGGATCGAGCCAGACCATCCAGGTCGATGTCCGGCTGGTCGCCACCTCGAACCGGAATCTCCGCGAGTACATCGCCGCCGGACGGTTCCGCGAGGATCTCTACTACCGCCTGAATGTCATCCCGATCCACCTGGCCCCGCTGGAGGAGCGCAAGGAAGACGTCCCGCTACTGGTCGAGCACTTCATCGCCAAGTACAACCGCGAGAACAGCCGGACCGTGAAAGGGGTCGACGCTCAGGCGATGCGGCTGCTGATGCACTACCATTGGCCGGGCAACGTGCGGGAGCTGGAAAACTATATCGAGCGGGCGGTCGTGACCGGGAACAAGGAAATCCTCACCGAGGACGAGTTCCCCGCCGAGCTGGCTCTCGGTCGGGCGGCCGACAGCCTGGCGGCTCTGCGGGTGCCGATGAAACTGGAGGAGGGGAACAAGTACCTGATCCTCAAGACGCTCGAGAAGTTCAACGGCAACAAGACCCGGGCCGCCGAGGCGCTGGGGATCTCGGCCCGGACCATCCGCAACAAGCTGGCCGAGTACGGCGAAGAAGTGTCCAATTCCTGA
- a CDS encoding flagellar motor protein MotB, with the protein MRRFRRRVEDKENLDRWLLTYSDLITLLLAFFVVMYSMSQVDAKRFGQMAKALHGILKGGENVFDYDEAKPTEDGHGLLKLGNLRMLQARVEERFKGINRLDDVSSEITERGLVIHIVDRALFDEGAADLKPQAIDVLDLINDEVRAMPNHLRIEGHTDDRQIATLRFPSNWELSAARATEVVRFFVNQHDFPPDRISALGYGEFRPIRPNNSIENRAMNRRVDIVILTMELSLKEPTSQLYFTAANE; encoded by the coding sequence ATGCGCCGCTTTCGCCGCCGGGTCGAAGACAAGGAGAACCTCGATCGCTGGCTGCTCACCTACAGCGACCTCATCACGCTGCTTCTGGCGTTCTTCGTCGTCATGTACTCCATGTCGCAGGTCGACGCCAAGCGCTTCGGGCAGATGGCCAAGGCTCTCCACGGCATTCTTAAAGGAGGGGAGAACGTCTTCGACTACGACGAGGCGAAACCGACCGAGGACGGCCATGGCCTGCTGAAACTCGGCAACCTGCGCATGCTGCAGGCCCGCGTGGAGGAACGCTTCAAAGGAATCAACCGGCTGGACGACGTCAGCTCGGAGATCACCGAGCGCGGGCTGGTGATTCACATTGTCGACCGGGCGCTGTTCGACGAGGGGGCGGCCGACCTGAAGCCGCAGGCGATCGACGTCCTCGATCTCATCAACGACGAAGTCCGCGCTATGCCCAACCACCTCCGGATCGAGGGGCACACCGACGACCGCCAGATCGCCACGCTGCGGTTTCCCTCCAACTGGGAGCTCTCGGCGGCCCGCGCGACCGAGGTCGTGCGCTTTTTCGTGAACCAACACGATTTCCCGCCCGACCGCATTTCCGCGCTCGGCTACGGGGAGTTCCGGCCGATCCGCCCCAACAACTCGATCGAGAACCGGGCCATGAATCGGCGCGTCGACATCGTGATCCTCACCATGGAACTCTCGCTCAAAGAACCGACCTCGCAGTTGTATTTCACGGCCGCCAACGAGTAG
- the fliG gene encoding flagellar motor switch protein FliG, which produces MGALKYESMTPLQKAAVALVAFGPEVSAHVLKGMPEADLEKITIEIANLREVPPDVEDKVIDECYQIFMARQYISQGGIDFARKILESAVGVAKAREIMQRLETTIKSSGFSLLKDIDPKQLTSFLQNEHPQTISLILTQLSPQHAAAVLSELSPELQGEVALRIAMMEKIAPEILHEIEQTLSGHFDAGAAAQMSASGGAKAIAEILNLIDTTAEKNILQSLEADDPDLAAEVKNMMFVFDDLTLLDDRSIQRLLKEVETKDLAIALKAASDEVKNKIFSNVSERVAVMIREEMEFMGPTRLSDVEAAQGRIVEAVRRLEEEGQIIVSGRGGKEDIIV; this is translated from the coding sequence ATGGGAGCGCTCAAGTACGAATCGATGACGCCCCTGCAGAAGGCGGCAGTCGCCCTGGTAGCCTTCGGACCGGAAGTGTCGGCCCACGTCCTCAAGGGGATGCCCGAGGCCGACCTCGAGAAGATCACCATTGAAATCGCCAATCTGCGGGAAGTGCCGCCCGATGTCGAGGACAAGGTGATCGACGAGTGCTACCAGATTTTCATGGCGCGCCAGTACATCTCACAGGGGGGAATTGATTTCGCCCGCAAGATCCTCGAATCGGCGGTCGGCGTCGCCAAAGCGCGCGAAATCATGCAGCGCCTCGAAACCACCATCAAATCCTCCGGCTTCTCGCTCCTGAAAGACATCGACCCGAAACAGTTGACCAGTTTTCTCCAGAATGAACACCCCCAGACCATCTCCCTGATCCTCACCCAGCTCTCGCCCCAGCACGCCGCGGCCGTGCTCTCCGAGCTCTCGCCGGAATTGCAGGGGGAGGTGGCCCTGCGCATCGCCATGATGGAGAAAATCGCGCCGGAGATCCTCCACGAGATCGAGCAGACCCTCTCGGGGCATTTCGACGCCGGCGCCGCGGCCCAGATGTCCGCGTCCGGCGGCGCCAAAGCCATCGCCGAAATCCTCAACCTGATCGACACGACGGCGGAGAAGAACATCCTCCAGTCGCTCGAGGCCGACGACCCCGACCTCGCCGCCGAAGTCAAGAACATGATGTTCGTCTTCGACGATCTCACGCTGCTCGACGACCGGTCGATCCAGCGGCTGCTGAAGGAAGTGGAGACCAAGGACCTCGCGATCGCCCTCAAAGCGGCCAGCGATGAAGTCAAGAACAAGATCTTCAGCAACGTCTCCGAACGCGTCGCCGTGATGATCCGGGAAGAGATGGAGTTCATGGGACCGACCCGCCTGTCCGATGTCGAGGCGGCCCAGGGACGGATCGTCGAGGCCGTGCGCCGTCTCGAGGAGGAAGGCCAGATCATCGTCTCCGGCCGGGGCGGCAAGGAAGATATCATTGTCTAA
- the flgC gene encoding flagellar basal body rod protein FlgC, with protein sequence MAGILGAIEIASRGLSVQRAKMNATAENIANAETTQTPEGGPYRRKRVQVREDETGVSFRQAMRRAGVSLERTNTRHFPARGVCVQSEVEVPDVDMKEIRDPQSSYRLIHDPEHPDADEQGYVKMPDIEVVNEMVDMMAAARAYEANTVTIAAAKQMAKDALDI encoded by the coding sequence ATGGCGGGCATACTCGGAGCCATTGAGATTGCGTCGCGCGGACTGTCGGTCCAGCGGGCAAAAATGAACGCCACGGCCGAAAACATCGCCAACGCCGAGACCACGCAGACCCCGGAGGGCGGCCCTTACCGGCGCAAGCGCGTGCAGGTGCGGGAAGACGAGACGGGGGTGTCGTTCCGGCAGGCCATGCGGCGCGCCGGCGTCTCCCTCGAGCGCACCAACACCCGGCATTTCCCCGCCCGCGGCGTGTGTGTGCAATCTGAGGTGGAGGTCCCCGACGTCGACATGAAGGAAATCCGGGATCCGCAATCGAGCTACCGGCTCATCCACGATCCCGAGCATCCCGACGCCGACGAGCAGGGGTACGTGAAGATGCCGGACATTGAGGTGGTCAACGAGATGGTCGACATGATGGCGGCGGCGCGCGCCTACGAGGCCAACACGGTGACGATCGCCGCCGCCAAGCAGATGGCCAAAGATGCACTGGACATATAG
- the flgB gene encoding flagellar basal body rod protein FlgB: MKIADFLFKSTGVHRFEAYLDVSSFRHKLISSNVANVSTPGYGARDIDFQAEYTRLTGETGRVAGELTHPAHLPLGAHRDREPDIEETRPKPDELNAVDIDREVSQMAQNELQFTVAARLLQKKFEGLRRAIAGR; encoded by the coding sequence ATGAAAATAGCGGACTTTCTCTTCAAGTCGACCGGCGTCCACAGATTCGAGGCGTACCTGGATGTCTCCTCGTTCCGGCACAAGCTGATCAGCAGCAACGTGGCCAACGTGTCGACGCCCGGGTACGGCGCCCGGGACATCGACTTTCAAGCCGAGTACACGCGCCTCACCGGCGAGACCGGCCGGGTGGCCGGCGAGTTGACCCACCCCGCGCACCTGCCTCTCGGCGCGCACCGCGACCGCGAACCGGATATCGAGGAGACCAGACCCAAACCGGATGAGCTCAACGCCGTCGACATCGACCGGGAGGTCTCGCAGATGGCCCAGAACGAACTTCAGTTTACGGTGGCCGCTCGGCTCCTGCAGAAGAAATTTGAGGGGCTGCGGCGGGCCATAGCGGGGAGATAG
- a CDS encoding T9SS type A sorting domain-containing protein, which produces MFRLIAVVMVSALVAAAAPAAGTPGRGSVPTVTVLPGAGDTLPVTPTYEWIDIYCGEPTLDGAPLAPGDTIFVYDPDNMCCGAAIVHADGMYGFAPVYRDDAYSAEDEGAEPGDTLRFVVNGVPVAAAPPVIWTANGESFAVCRFLTAPPAYREVSLDIKPGSCPNPLNLVGPSDNGKAVLPAAVLGAPDFDVRTINPPTLALGGAEVVRWSYEDVGRPKADPYDTCACHEYGPDGYMDLTLKFYRAEVAPAVSFAADGDYAPLVLTGSLLDGTPLSGVDCVRVQRGGRPEGNSGGGPTGKVQAPADFALANHPNPFNPSTQITFALPQAGPVTLRVYDVQGRLVRTLANGPFDAGVHSVEWNGTDGTGSAVASGVYLYRLSAGETVVTRKMILMK; this is translated from the coding sequence ATGTTTCGTTTAATTGCGGTCGTCATGGTGAGCGCACTCGTCGCGGCCGCCGCCCCGGCGGCCGGCACGCCCGGAAGAGGGAGCGTGCCGACTGTCACCGTCTTGCCGGGGGCGGGCGACACCCTGCCCGTGACGCCCACCTACGAGTGGATTGACATATACTGCGGCGAGCCCACGCTCGACGGCGCGCCGCTGGCGCCGGGCGACACGATCTTCGTCTACGACCCGGACAACATGTGCTGCGGCGCGGCAATTGTCCATGCCGACGGCATGTACGGGTTCGCTCCCGTCTACCGGGATGACGCCTATTCGGCCGAGGATGAAGGCGCGGAACCGGGGGATACGCTGCGCTTTGTGGTCAACGGCGTGCCCGTTGCGGCTGCGCCCCCCGTGATCTGGACGGCGAACGGGGAGAGCTTCGCCGTCTGCCGATTCCTCACGGCCCCGCCGGCATACCGGGAGGTTTCCCTCGACATCAAACCCGGGTCGTGTCCGAACCCGCTCAATCTCGTCGGACCGTCGGACAACGGCAAGGCCGTGCTGCCGGCCGCCGTTCTCGGCGCGCCGGATTTCGACGTCCGCACGATCAACCCGCCGACGCTCGCGCTGGGCGGCGCCGAAGTTGTCCGCTGGAGTTACGAAGATGTCGGCCGGCCGAAAGCCGATCCATACGACACCTGCGCGTGCCACGAGTACGGCCCCGACGGGTACATGGATCTGACCCTCAAGTTCTATCGCGCAGAGGTCGCCCCGGCCGTCTCGTTTGCCGCCGATGGCGATTACGCACCGCTCGTCCTGACCGGATCGCTGCTTGACGGCACTCCTCTTAGCGGCGTCGATTGTGTGCGCGTGCAGCGCGGCGGGAGGCCGGAGGGCAATAGCGGGGGCGGCCCGACCGGAAAGGTGCAGGCCCCGGCCGATTTCGCACTCGCCAACCATCCCAATCCCTTCAACCCGTCAACCCAGATCACCTTCGCCCTTCCCCAGGCCGGGCCGGTCACCCTGCGCGTGTACGATGTCCAGGGGCGGCTCGTGCGGACGCTGGCCAACGGGCCTTTCGATGCCGGCGTTCACTCGGTCGAGTGGAACGGAACCGACGGCACCGGCAGTGCCGTGGCCAGCGGCGTGTACCTCTACCGG
- the fliF gene encoding flagellar M-ring protein FliF: MEQVRQFFRNLAAWVGRLSPGQVMMLLGIAAGTIVGTILLVGWVNTVTYARLYSDVDEAEAGEVVAYLNDNKIPYELSDGGRTIAVPSDQVYKTRIALASEGLPRNGNIGYSIFDKNNLGMTDFLQNLNFRRALEGELTRTIMQLSEVQAARVHIVMPSDRLFKQDQKQATASVVLKLRSGGLTKQQINGISHLVAASVEGLRPENISIVDYDGNLLSSGQPTDELAGLTASQLDVRKQAETYLEHKAQSMLDDVLGPGRSVIRVTAELDFNQTERTSETYDANQPAVRSEERTKQTNASTDKAAEASESQEQGSTETTITNYELNKTVEHIINGIGSIKRLSVAVMVDGVYTPAAAEDGGAAMSYQPRSQEELDRLAAIVRNAVGFDSQRNDQIEMVNIAFDRRDLIEDQQALDSMYRRDFYLEIAKKVGLVLLALLVFLYLRRKVSRLFQSIGAMAAAPKRTPARPLTPGAAPEAAAEEGPRVIPEQRRTRLVDEMQDAARKQPEEIARAIKTMMSDV; this comes from the coding sequence ATGGAGCAAGTGAGACAGTTTTTCCGCAACCTCGCCGCGTGGGTCGGCCGGCTCTCGCCCGGCCAGGTCATGATGCTGCTGGGAATCGCCGCCGGCACCATCGTCGGCACGATCCTCCTCGTCGGCTGGGTCAATACCGTCACCTACGCCCGCCTCTATTCTGACGTCGATGAGGCCGAGGCCGGCGAGGTGGTCGCCTACCTGAACGACAACAAGATCCCCTACGAGTTGAGCGACGGCGGGCGGACGATCGCGGTACCCTCCGACCAGGTCTACAAGACGCGGATTGCGCTGGCCTCCGAGGGCCTTCCCCGCAACGGCAACATCGGCTACTCGATCTTCGACAAGAACAACCTCGGGATGACCGACTTCCTGCAGAACCTCAATTTCCGCCGCGCCCTCGAAGGGGAGTTGACGCGCACGATCATGCAGTTGTCGGAGGTGCAGGCCGCCCGGGTCCACATCGTGATGCCTTCCGACCGCCTCTTCAAGCAGGACCAGAAACAGGCCACCGCTTCGGTGGTCCTCAAACTGCGCAGCGGCGGCCTGACCAAACAGCAGATCAACGGGATCTCCCACCTCGTCGCGGCCTCGGTGGAAGGCCTGCGGCCCGAAAATATCTCGATTGTCGACTACGACGGCAACCTGCTCTCCTCGGGCCAGCCGACCGATGAGCTGGCCGGACTGACCGCCTCGCAGCTCGACGTGCGCAAACAGGCCGAGACCTATCTCGAACACAAGGCGCAGTCGATGCTGGACGACGTGCTCGGGCCGGGACGCTCCGTGATCCGGGTCACCGCCGAACTTGACTTCAACCAGACCGAGCGGACCTCGGAGACGTACGACGCCAACCAGCCGGCCGTGCGCAGCGAAGAACGCACCAAGCAGACCAACGCCTCGACCGACAAGGCCGCCGAGGCCAGCGAGAGCCAGGAACAGGGATCCACCGAAACGACCATCACCAACTACGAACTCAACAAGACGGTCGAGCACATCATCAACGGGATCGGCTCGATCAAACGCCTCTCGGTGGCGGTGATGGTGGACGGCGTCTATACCCCGGCGGCCGCCGAGGACGGCGGCGCGGCGATGTCCTACCAGCCCCGCTCCCAGGAGGAACTGGACCGGCTGGCCGCGATCGTCCGCAACGCCGTCGGCTTCGACTCCCAGCGCAACGACCAGATCGAAATGGTCAACATCGCCTTCGACCGCCGCGACCTGATCGAGGACCAGCAGGCTCTCGACAGCATGTACCGGCGGGATTTCTACCTCGAAATCGCCAAGAAAGTCGGCCTTGTCCTGCTCGCCCTCCTGGTCTTCCTGTACCTGCGGCGCAAGGTGAGCCGGCTGTTCCAGTCGATCGGGGCCATGGCCGCGGCGCCGAAACGGACCCCCGCCCGGCCGCTGACGCCGGGCGCGGCCCCCGAAGCCGCCGCGGAGGAAGGGCCGCGCGTGATCCCCGAGCAGCGGCGAACCCGCCTGGTCGATGAGATGCAGGACGCGGCCCGCAAGCAGCCCGAAGAGATCGCCCGCGCGATCAAAACCATGATGAGTGACGTCTGA
- the fliJ gene encoding flagellar export protein FliJ gives MKKFRFRLEALLKQREQIEKDRRRELAEAMRRTARQKQALDGLIERSRETLAHKRARQTGTLAVAELQLCARFLHRLKRETLGADEVLRALRKTEAKKREALLEAAKNRKIYDTLKDHRRSEFYHEAEQRERKETDEIGLNVFRAGRGKPA, from the coding sequence GTGAAGAAGTTTCGTTTTCGCCTGGAAGCGCTCCTCAAGCAGCGGGAACAGATTGAGAAGGACCGCCGGCGCGAACTCGCCGAGGCGATGCGCCGGACGGCGCGGCAGAAACAGGCGCTCGACGGCCTCATCGAGCGCAGCCGGGAAACGCTCGCACACAAGCGCGCGCGGCAGACGGGCACCCTGGCCGTCGCCGAACTGCAGTTATGCGCGCGCTTCCTCCATCGGCTCAAACGCGAGACGCTGGGGGCGGACGAGGTCCTCCGCGCCCTCCGCAAGACCGAGGCCAAGAAACGCGAGGCGCTTCTCGAGGCCGCCAAGAACCGCAAGATCTACGACACGCTCAAGGATCACCGACGCAGCGAATTCTACCACGAGGCCGAACAACGCGAGCGGAAAGAGACCGACGAAATCGGGCTGAACGTCTTTCGGGCGGGCCGCGGAAAACCGGCCTAA
- a CDS encoding flagellar hook-basal body complex protein FliE, whose translation MTAPVNGLTRLVPGLVARLEPTGKTVPLPEMKAEDGFGEMLSDFVSGVNSLQYESAQIQQAFLEGEPVELHQVMVKAEEAGVAAELLIEIRNKLVEGYQQLIQMPL comes from the coding sequence ATGACGGCACCTGTCAATGGCCTCACCCGGTTGGTGCCGGGACTCGTGGCGCGGCTCGAGCCGACTGGAAAGACCGTGCCGTTGCCGGAGATGAAGGCCGAGGACGGTTTCGGTGAGATGCTCTCCGACTTTGTCAGCGGCGTCAACTCGCTGCAGTACGAATCGGCGCAGATCCAGCAGGCGTTTCTCGAAGGCGAGCCGGTCGAACTGCACCAGGTGATGGTGAAAGCGGAGGAAGCCGGGGTCGCCGCCGAGCTCCTCATTGAAATCCGCAACAAGCTGGTCGAGGGATACCAGCAGCTTATACAGATGCCCTTGTAG